The following proteins are encoded in a genomic region of Salminus brasiliensis chromosome 17, fSalBra1.hap2, whole genome shotgun sequence:
- the trip4 gene encoding activating signal cointegrator 1 isoform X1, with translation MMSDSLLRWCVDQLNHNFGLEASDDIVQYILSINNAEEIVEYVGDLLQGTGGRKKQFIDELVERWQRCRRQADAGPELILMRDTVAGVTLPRSVDCPDVSKDTQKKSKRKGRNKQEVPAFSQAEPEPEAVKTPIDLLKAQENSSSSSTKKKNKFVNLYAKEGQDRLAVLLPGRHSCDCLAQKHKLINNCMTCGRIVCEQEGSGPCFFCGSLVCTKEEQEILQRDSNKSQKLRKKLMGDRTEDKDYLPHQEARIKAGLEKAVQHKDKLLEFDKNSVRRTQVLDDESDYFATDSNQWLSPAEREVLRKRDEELRELRHASRKDRKITLDFAGRRVLEEGENLTQYYNKFDETVKAINTGSLVQAPKSSGSTGRQHLRELVNPNIVQAAPQWVDIGGGDAPHRPPLKAVGSEQKAERSRLRLQDRELQEMVDGGWCLSMHQPWASLLTWGIKRVEGRTWYTSHRGRLWIAAAAKRPSPQEIAQVEAMYRQIYKQDLQFPKEYPTGCLLGCVNMTDCLSQEQFREQYPQISEESASPFVFICTNPQELLVKFPMKGKHKIWKLESQIHQSAKKGLMQPA, from the exons ATGATGTCGGACTCTTTGCTCCGTTGGTGTGTCGATCAGTTAAATCATAATTTTGGTCTGGAGGCGAGCGACGACATTGTTCA gtatattctgtccatcaacaATGCTGAAGAAATTGTGGAGTATGTGGGGGATCTCCTGCAAGGAACTGGAGGGAGGAAGAAACAGTTCATTGATGAGCTGGTGGAGAGATGGCAGCGGTGCCGGAGACAGGCTGATGCAGGACCAGAGCTGATCCTCATGAGAGACACAGTGGCCG GTGTGACTTTGCCTCGCTCTGTAGACTGTCCAGATGTTTCAAAAGACACCCAGAAGAAATCGAAGCGCAAAGGAAGGAACAAGCAAGAGGTCCCCGCTTTCAGCCAGGCTGAGCCAGAGCCCGAGGCTGTAAAAACTCCAATAGACCTGCTTAAG GCTCAAGAGAACAGCAGCTCGTCCTCaacgaagaagaagaacaagttTGTAAATCTGTATGCCAAAGAGGGTCAAGACCGGCTCGCCGTCTTGCTCCCTGGACGCCATTCCTGCGATTGCTTGGCCCAGAAGCACAAACTGATCAACAACTGCATGACCTGTGGGCGGATTGTGTGCGAACAGGAAGGCTCTGGTCCGTGTTTCTTCTGTGGCAGTCTG GTGTGCACTAAAGAGGAGCAGGAGATCTTACAGCGGGACTCGAACAAAAGTCAGAAACTCAGAAAGAAACTCATGGGAG ATCGCACTGAAGATAAAGACTACCTGCCCCACCAGGAGGCCAGGATTAAGGCAGGCTTGGAGAAGGCTGTTCAGCACAAAGATAAACTGCTCGAGTTTGACAAGAACAG CGTTCGCCGAACTCAAGTCCTGGATGATGAATCAGACTATTTTGCCACCGACTCCAACCAGTGGCTCTCTCCGGCGGAGCGTGAGGTGCTGCGAAAGCGGGACGAGGAGCTCAGGGAGCTCCGTCATGCCTCCCGCAAAGACCGCAAGATTACACTGGACTTCGCAGGCAGACGGGTTCTAGAGGAAGGGGAGAACCTGACTCAGTATTACAACAA GTTTGATGAGACGGTCAAGGCCATCAATACTGGATCTCTGGTTCAGGCACCGAAGAGCTCAGGCTCAACTGGCCGTCAGCACCTCAGGGAGCTGGTCAACCCCAACATTGTGCAGGCTGCACCACAG TGGGTGGACATCGGTGGGGGTGATGCTCCACACAGGCCTCCATTAAAAGCTGTTGGAAGTGAGCAGAAGGCTGAACGCTCTAGACTCCGGCTGCAGGACAGAGAGCTGCAGGAGATGGTAGATGGGGGCTGGTGTCTCAGTATGCATCAGCCTTGGGCCTCACTCCTCACCTGGGGCATAAAGAG AGTGGAAGGCAGGACGTGGTACACCTCCCACAGAGGCCGCCTGTGGATCGCTGCTGCAGCCAAAAGGCCCAGTCCTCAGGAGATAGCCCAGGTGGAGGCTATGTATCGCCAGATTTATAAGCAAG ATTTGCAGTTTCCTAAAGAGTATCCCACCGGCTGCCTGCTTGGCTGCGTCAACATGACAGACTGTCTCTCCCAGGAGCAGTTCAGAGAGCAG
- the trip4 gene encoding activating signal cointegrator 1 isoform X2, whose translation MMSDSLLRWCVDQLNHNFGLEASDDIVQYILSINNAEEIVEYVGDLLQGTGGRKKQFIDELVERWQRCRRQADAGPELILMRDTVADCPDVSKDTQKKSKRKGRNKQEVPAFSQAEPEPEAVKTPIDLLKAQENSSSSSTKKKNKFVNLYAKEGQDRLAVLLPGRHSCDCLAQKHKLINNCMTCGRIVCEQEGSGPCFFCGSLVCTKEEQEILQRDSNKSQKLRKKLMGDRTEDKDYLPHQEARIKAGLEKAVQHKDKLLEFDKNSVRRTQVLDDESDYFATDSNQWLSPAEREVLRKRDEELRELRHASRKDRKITLDFAGRRVLEEGENLTQYYNKFDETVKAINTGSLVQAPKSSGSTGRQHLRELVNPNIVQAAPQWVDIGGGDAPHRPPLKAVGSEQKAERSRLRLQDRELQEMVDGGWCLSMHQPWASLLTWGIKRVEGRTWYTSHRGRLWIAAAAKRPSPQEIAQVEAMYRQIYKQDLQFPKEYPTGCLLGCVNMTDCLSQEQFREQYPQISEESASPFVFICTNPQELLVKFPMKGKHKIWKLESQIHQSAKKGLMQPA comes from the exons ATGATGTCGGACTCTTTGCTCCGTTGGTGTGTCGATCAGTTAAATCATAATTTTGGTCTGGAGGCGAGCGACGACATTGTTCA gtatattctgtccatcaacaATGCTGAAGAAATTGTGGAGTATGTGGGGGATCTCCTGCAAGGAACTGGAGGGAGGAAGAAACAGTTCATTGATGAGCTGGTGGAGAGATGGCAGCGGTGCCGGAGACAGGCTGATGCAGGACCAGAGCTGATCCTCATGAGAGACACAGTGGCCG ACTGTCCAGATGTTTCAAAAGACACCCAGAAGAAATCGAAGCGCAAAGGAAGGAACAAGCAAGAGGTCCCCGCTTTCAGCCAGGCTGAGCCAGAGCCCGAGGCTGTAAAAACTCCAATAGACCTGCTTAAG GCTCAAGAGAACAGCAGCTCGTCCTCaacgaagaagaagaacaagttTGTAAATCTGTATGCCAAAGAGGGTCAAGACCGGCTCGCCGTCTTGCTCCCTGGACGCCATTCCTGCGATTGCTTGGCCCAGAAGCACAAACTGATCAACAACTGCATGACCTGTGGGCGGATTGTGTGCGAACAGGAAGGCTCTGGTCCGTGTTTCTTCTGTGGCAGTCTG GTGTGCACTAAAGAGGAGCAGGAGATCTTACAGCGGGACTCGAACAAAAGTCAGAAACTCAGAAAGAAACTCATGGGAG ATCGCACTGAAGATAAAGACTACCTGCCCCACCAGGAGGCCAGGATTAAGGCAGGCTTGGAGAAGGCTGTTCAGCACAAAGATAAACTGCTCGAGTTTGACAAGAACAG CGTTCGCCGAACTCAAGTCCTGGATGATGAATCAGACTATTTTGCCACCGACTCCAACCAGTGGCTCTCTCCGGCGGAGCGTGAGGTGCTGCGAAAGCGGGACGAGGAGCTCAGGGAGCTCCGTCATGCCTCCCGCAAAGACCGCAAGATTACACTGGACTTCGCAGGCAGACGGGTTCTAGAGGAAGGGGAGAACCTGACTCAGTATTACAACAA GTTTGATGAGACGGTCAAGGCCATCAATACTGGATCTCTGGTTCAGGCACCGAAGAGCTCAGGCTCAACTGGCCGTCAGCACCTCAGGGAGCTGGTCAACCCCAACATTGTGCAGGCTGCACCACAG TGGGTGGACATCGGTGGGGGTGATGCTCCACACAGGCCTCCATTAAAAGCTGTTGGAAGTGAGCAGAAGGCTGAACGCTCTAGACTCCGGCTGCAGGACAGAGAGCTGCAGGAGATGGTAGATGGGGGCTGGTGTCTCAGTATGCATCAGCCTTGGGCCTCACTCCTCACCTGGGGCATAAAGAG AGTGGAAGGCAGGACGTGGTACACCTCCCACAGAGGCCGCCTGTGGATCGCTGCTGCAGCCAAAAGGCCCAGTCCTCAGGAGATAGCCCAGGTGGAGGCTATGTATCGCCAGATTTATAAGCAAG ATTTGCAGTTTCCTAAAGAGTATCCCACCGGCTGCCTGCTTGGCTGCGTCAACATGACAGACTGTCTCTCCCAGGAGCAGTTCAGAGAGCAG